A stretch of the Marivirga tractuosa DSM 4126 genome encodes the following:
- a CDS encoding DUF6962 family protein — protein MIEHTYIEFLGLELADPLTFISDILMAAFCAYYGYKLFQEFKSKYAKLVAFFFLVLGFSAFLGGTAHLLDLYLGKNPHLIAWSMQGISILFFQMASLRLISSSKLKTILQGLVFAFFGIFISQIFTVQHFDVVKVNSIVGLIGFVSIIHVYKYFEEGDIAYLKIPLTIILFSGPAMIHSFDIYLNKWIDQNVISHLLLLPCYYLLYSVLKQVAILKKKTQPIPQSVPLKEK, from the coding sequence TTGATTGAACATACCTACATTGAGTTTTTGGGATTGGAATTAGCCGATCCCTTAACTTTCATCAGTGATATTTTGATGGCAGCTTTTTGTGCTTATTATGGCTATAAACTTTTCCAGGAATTTAAATCAAAGTACGCTAAATTAGTCGCCTTCTTTTTCTTGGTCCTTGGGTTTTCAGCCTTCCTTGGCGGAACAGCTCATTTACTGGATCTTTATTTAGGGAAGAATCCGCACTTGATTGCTTGGTCTATGCAAGGCATTTCAATATTATTCTTTCAGATGGCAAGCTTAAGACTAATCAGCTCGTCCAAGCTCAAAACGATTTTACAAGGATTAGTATTTGCTTTTTTTGGAATATTTATCTCTCAAATCTTTACAGTCCAGCACTTTGATGTGGTGAAAGTAAACTCCATAGTAGGACTCATAGGATTTGTGTCCATCATTCACGTTTACAAATATTTTGAAGAAGGAGATATTGCCTATTTGAAAATTCCCCTAACCATTATTTTGTTTTCTGGTCCAGCCATGATTCATAGTTTTGATATTTATTTGAATAAGTGGATTGATCAAAACGTAATCAGTCATTTGCTTTTATTGCCTTGTTACTATTTGTTATATAGTGTACTTAAACAAGTTGCAATTCTTAAAAAGAAAACTCAGCCAATACCGCAATCAGTGCCCCTAAAAGAGAAATAA
- a CDS encoding FAD:protein FMN transferase: MNNRKKNSIYSLILVAVVAIVWFYRDGQKPENEKLPYIFISGEAQGTTYNITYSDKENRNFKEEVDSILHQFDLSLSTYVKKSEIVRFNESDSLQFESPFFYPVLEKSQAIYNASAGAFDPTVYPLIEAWGFGPEKVDFPDSSRIEEIKSYVGFEHINFNKQRVIKEKEKVSLDFNAIAQGYSIDVVFDFLKVQGIENMMVELGGELRVKGKNENEDLWAIGIDDPKTESGQKAKRVAIIKLDNEAISTSGNYRKFFVHEGRKYGHSINPKTGYPIQRDIISSTVVAPTCMEADAWSTAFMVTGLEKAKEILAKQTHLKAFFIYEDEKGDLLQFSTENLGGNIIL; this comes from the coding sequence ATGAACAATAGGAAGAAAAATTCAATTTATTCTTTGATCTTAGTTGCCGTAGTAGCTATCGTTTGGTTTTATCGAGATGGCCAAAAGCCTGAAAACGAAAAACTACCATATATCTTTATCTCGGGTGAAGCACAGGGAACTACCTATAATATTACGTACTCAGATAAAGAGAATAGAAATTTCAAAGAAGAAGTAGATTCTATCCTGCATCAATTCGACCTTAGCTTATCTACCTACGTTAAAAAATCGGAGATTGTACGTTTTAATGAATCTGATAGCTTACAATTTGAATCTCCTTTCTTCTATCCTGTTCTTGAAAAATCACAAGCGATATATAACGCTTCAGCAGGTGCTTTTGACCCTACGGTTTATCCATTGATAGAAGCATGGGGATTTGGGCCCGAAAAAGTGGATTTCCCTGACAGCAGCCGAATTGAGGAAATTAAAAGCTATGTAGGTTTTGAGCATATTAATTTCAATAAGCAGAGGGTGATAAAAGAAAAGGAAAAAGTATCTTTAGACTTTAACGCTATAGCTCAAGGTTATTCCATTGATGTAGTTTTTGACTTCTTGAAAGTTCAAGGAATTGAGAATATGATGGTAGAATTAGGCGGAGAATTAAGAGTCAAAGGAAAAAATGAGAATGAAGATTTATGGGCAATAGGCATTGATGATCCTAAAACGGAAAGTGGACAAAAAGCCAAAAGAGTGGCCATTATTAAATTAGATAATGAAGCGATTTCCACATCAGGAAATTACAGGAAGTTTTTTGTGCATGAAGGACGAAAATACGGGCATAGCATCAATCCTAAAACGGGTTATCCGATTCAAAGAGATATTATTAGCTCCACAGTGGTAGCTCCTACATGCATGGAAGCAGATGCGTGGTCCACAGCCTTTATGGTAACAGGGTTGGAAAAAGCAAAAGAAATATTAGCAAAACAAACTCACTTAAAAGCATTTTTTATTTATGAAGATGAAAAGGGTGATTTACTGCAATTCAGTACTGAAAACTTAGGAGGAAACATCATTCTTTAG
- a CDS encoding class I SAM-dependent methyltransferase, with amino-acid sequence MSEKKKEEINKWFGSPYYHVLYKNRDEKEAKFFLSNLLNHLKIPKKAKLLDVACGSGRHSIFLNNQGYEVEGMDLSERNISLAKIHENENLHFHIHDMRYSLRNNYFDYAFNLFTSFGFFKSEEENQKCISSIADSLKSGGVFTLDFLNPYRVIHNLVKEEIKTIDGIEFHLTRNFDGESIIKSIKFNDGGIDYEFEERVKAIRRLSFLEYFRNANFMLLQTFGDYELNEYKPESSERMIFIVKKL; translated from the coding sequence ATGAGTGAAAAGAAAAAAGAAGAAATAAATAAGTGGTTTGGCTCACCTTATTATCATGTCTTATATAAAAATAGAGACGAGAAGGAAGCTAAATTCTTCCTAAGCAATCTACTGAATCATTTAAAAATACCTAAAAAAGCAAAGCTACTAGATGTGGCCTGTGGTAGCGGAAGGCATTCTATTTTCCTGAATAATCAAGGCTATGAAGTAGAGGGGATGGATCTTTCCGAAAGGAATATTTCACTAGCTAAAATACATGAAAATGAGAATCTCCACTTCCATATTCATGATATGCGTTATAGTTTGAGGAACAATTATTTCGATTATGCTTTTAACCTATTTACAAGTTTTGGTTTTTTCAAATCTGAGGAAGAAAATCAAAAATGCATAAGCTCGATTGCTGATTCACTTAAATCAGGAGGGGTATTTACTTTAGATTTTCTAAATCCTTATCGAGTTATTCACAACTTGGTGAAAGAAGAAATCAAAACTATTGACGGCATTGAGTTTCACTTAACAAGAAATTTCGATGGTGAAAGCATTATCAAAAGCATTAAATTTAATGATGGCGGAATAGATTACGAATTTGAAGAAAGAGTAAAAGCCATTAGAAGGTTGTCTTTTCTGGAGTACTTCCGCAATGCTAATTTTATGCTTTTACAAACCTTTGGCGATTATGAGTTAAATGAATACAAACCAGAGAGCTCAGAACGTATGATATTTATTGTAAAGAAATTATGA
- a CDS encoding BatD family protein: protein MKFRLEFFSIIFSVMFCGSFGLAAQDISIELGPDRIAVNEAFTITIKVQGETLKSYDKFPDIPGLVKRGTSSSSSTNIFNGQVSRSQSITQTYVPEREGTINIPAFSINVNGKVISSPGKKVVVGPAKQQNQNRRYDPFGSDPFEDFFGRRDEPEEFVNLKEDAFFALTTDKDEIYVGEGVNTTLAFYVSNENRAPLQFHDLTNQLSDILREIRPNNVWEENFNIENITAEPVNIGGKRYSVYKIFQATFFPLGEQDIEFPKVGLEMIKYQVAKSRSFFGQNRKETFKTFYSKPKSIKVKPLPDHPLKDQVSVGNYQLSENLNSTDLNTGESFQYEFSVKGVGNISGITEPDVKNEKEFEIYSPNVSENITRSGVSVRGSKAFRYYMIPKEPGEYDLSDYFQFIFFNTSTSKYDTLKSDYKIKVSGESMANVNIEQASSDGLFYDRIDGVSNQLQSHQTTEIWKWVFNIFLVVAFSLSLFILLKKS from the coding sequence ATGAAGTTTAGGTTAGAATTTTTTTCAATTATATTTTCAGTAATGTTTTGTGGTAGTTTTGGGCTTGCTGCTCAAGATATTTCTATTGAGTTAGGACCTGATAGGATTGCTGTAAATGAAGCTTTTACCATTACAATAAAAGTTCAGGGTGAAACTTTGAAATCATACGATAAGTTTCCTGATATTCCTGGTTTAGTAAAAAGAGGAACTTCCAGCAGTTCTTCAACTAACATTTTTAATGGTCAGGTCAGCAGAAGCCAAAGTATTACGCAAACTTATGTTCCGGAAAGGGAAGGAACCATCAATATTCCAGCATTTAGTATAAATGTGAATGGAAAAGTGATCAGTTCGCCTGGAAAGAAAGTTGTAGTTGGTCCTGCAAAACAACAAAATCAAAATAGACGGTACGATCCGTTTGGGAGTGACCCCTTCGAGGATTTCTTTGGAAGAAGGGATGAGCCAGAAGAATTTGTCAATTTAAAGGAGGATGCCTTCTTTGCGCTTACCACTGATAAAGATGAAATATATGTGGGAGAGGGTGTGAATACTACTTTAGCATTTTATGTGTCTAATGAAAACAGAGCACCCTTGCAGTTTCATGACCTAACTAATCAGCTATCTGATATTTTACGTGAAATCAGACCTAATAATGTATGGGAAGAAAATTTTAATATCGAAAATATTACTGCTGAACCTGTTAATATTGGAGGGAAGAGATACAGCGTATATAAAATCTTTCAAGCAACATTTTTCCCTTTGGGTGAGCAAGATATAGAATTTCCGAAAGTAGGCTTGGAAATGATTAAATATCAAGTAGCCAAAAGCCGAAGCTTCTTTGGTCAGAATAGAAAAGAAACCTTCAAAACCTTCTATTCTAAGCCGAAATCGATAAAAGTAAAACCATTACCGGATCATCCATTAAAAGACCAGGTGTCTGTAGGGAATTATCAGCTTTCCGAAAATCTTAATTCCACTGATTTAAACACTGGTGAAAGCTTTCAATATGAATTTTCTGTTAAAGGGGTTGGAAATATTTCAGGGATTACAGAGCCGGATGTGAAAAATGAAAAAGAATTTGAAATTTATTCTCCTAATGTAAGTGAGAATATTACTCGAAGTGGAGTTTCAGTTAGAGGATCCAAGGCTTTTCGATATTATATGATTCCTAAAGAGCCTGGAGAATATGATTTGTCTGATTATTTTCAGTTCATATTTTTCAATACCTCAACAAGCAAATACGACACTTTAAAATCTGATTATAAAATAAAGGTAAGTGGTGAGAGCATGGCAAATGTCAATATCGAGCAAGCTTCTTCTGATGGATTATTCTATGACAGAATTGATGGAGTATCAAATCAATTGCAATCTCACCAGACCACTGAAATCTGGAAATGGGTATTTAACATATTTCTTGTAGTGGCTTTTTCACTTTCGTTGTTCATCTTACTGAAAAAGTCCTAA
- the aroC gene encoding chorismate synthase, which produces MSNSFGKIFKITTYGESHGVGIGVIIDGCPAGVKVDEAFLQSEMQRRKPGQSKITTQRKEEDVVEILSGIFDGVTTGTPIALGIRNTNQKSKDYSHIKDSYRPSHADYTYQEKYGVRDYRGGGRSSARETAARVAAGAIAKMYLEQAGINIQAYVSQVGSLKLEKQYQEMDLNKAEENIVRCPDPTMADKMIQHIDDTRKSRDTIGGIVSCVITGTPVGLGEPVFDKLHAILGQAMLSINAVKGFEYGSGFEGVKMYGSEHNDRFETENGKVKTTTNHSGGIQGGISNGQDIYFNVAFKPIATIMNDQESIDKDGNKVTVKGKGRHDPCVVPRAVPIVEAMAALTIADFMLRAKTNKI; this is translated from the coding sequence ATGAGCAATAGTTTCGGAAAAATCTTTAAAATCACCACTTATGGGGAGTCTCACGGGGTGGGAATAGGTGTTATCATTGACGGCTGTCCTGCTGGAGTGAAGGTTGATGAAGCATTTTTGCAATCTGAAATGCAGCGCAGAAAACCAGGTCAATCGAAAATTACTACCCAAAGAAAAGAAGAAGATGTGGTTGAGATTTTGTCAGGTATTTTTGATGGCGTAACTACTGGAACCCCAATTGCTTTAGGAATCAGAAATACTAATCAAAAAAGTAAAGATTACTCTCACATTAAGGATAGCTATAGACCTTCTCATGCAGACTACACCTATCAAGAAAAATATGGTGTTCGCGATTATAGAGGAGGTGGTAGAAGTTCTGCTAGGGAGACTGCAGCGAGAGTAGCAGCAGGAGCCATTGCTAAAATGTATTTAGAACAAGCTGGAATCAATATTCAAGCATATGTTTCTCAAGTTGGAAGTTTAAAGCTTGAAAAGCAATATCAAGAAATGGATTTGAACAAAGCTGAAGAAAATATAGTGCGCTGTCCTGATCCAACGATGGCTGACAAAATGATTCAGCATATTGATGACACTAGAAAAAGTAGAGATACTATTGGCGGAATTGTCAGTTGTGTAATTACAGGAACTCCGGTAGGATTAGGAGAACCAGTTTTTGATAAATTACATGCTATTTTAGGGCAAGCAATGCTAAGCATTAATGCAGTAAAGGGCTTCGAATATGGAAGTGGTTTTGAAGGGGTTAAAATGTACGGTTCTGAGCATAATGATCGCTTCGAAACTGAAAATGGCAAAGTGAAAACAACAACCAATCATTCAGGTGGAATTCAAGGTGGTATTTCAAATGGGCAAGATATTTATTTTAATGTGGCTTTTAAACCTATTGCCACAATCATGAATGATCAGGAGAGTATTGATAAAGATGGAAACAAAGTAACAGTAAAAGGCAAGGGAAGGCATGATCCGTGCGTAGTGCCAAGGGCAGTACCCATTGTGGAGGCGATGGCTGCGTTAACAATTGCTGATTTTATGTTAAGGGCTAAAACAAATAAAATTTGA
- a CDS encoding dicarboxylate/amino acid:cation symporter codes for MRKLPLHIRIIIGLVLGIVWAFISSYLGWNQFTIDWIDPFGTIFIRVLKAIAVPLVLLSIISGVSSLTDINKLGKLGLKTLVFYLMSTVLAVGIGLTLVNLVKPGKFVNEEQRVKNRIKYELWVSENPDVPRPKDGRSFLKEQEYQDLVNSTMSEDAMDSLRGVAASSNDRVDQLSQSAEETTSQGPLKFFVDMVPENVFGAFSSNANMLQVIFFALFFGICLAMLPNDKVGGVISFVNGANEVILKMVDIIMKAAPFFVFALLAGVIAKMADTPAQVLQIFKGLGSYSITLLVGLLFMIFVLYPLIVSMFIKKLSYREFLKRISPAQFLAFSTSSSAATLPVTMECVEENMGASKKISSFVLPIGATVNMDGTSMYQAIAVVFLAQLHMVDLTLGQQLTIVLTATLASIGSAAVPSAGLVMMIIVLNSVGLNPAWVAIIFPVDRILDMFRTVVNVTGDATVSTLIAKSEGELNVPDDVPANK; via the coding sequence ATGAGAAAATTACCATTACATATTAGGATTATAATTGGTTTGGTTTTAGGAATTGTGTGGGCTTTTATATCTAGCTATTTAGGCTGGAATCAGTTTACAATTGACTGGATCGATCCATTTGGAACTATATTTATTAGAGTATTAAAAGCAATAGCTGTCCCATTGGTTTTGTTATCTATTATTAGTGGTGTATCTAGCTTAACAGATATTAATAAACTTGGTAAACTCGGTTTAAAGACGCTTGTATTCTATTTAATGTCTACTGTGCTGGCGGTTGGCATTGGTTTGACTTTAGTGAATTTAGTAAAGCCAGGAAAGTTCGTTAATGAAGAACAAAGAGTTAAAAATAGAATTAAATATGAATTATGGGTGAGTGAAAATCCTGATGTTCCCAGACCAAAAGATGGGCGTTCTTTCCTGAAGGAACAAGAGTATCAGGATTTAGTGAATTCAACAATGAGTGAGGATGCAATGGATTCATTAAGAGGTGTAGCTGCTTCATCAAATGACAGAGTAGACCAATTATCTCAATCTGCAGAAGAAACAACTAGTCAAGGGCCTTTGAAGTTTTTCGTTGATATGGTGCCCGAAAATGTATTTGGGGCTTTTAGCAGTAATGCCAATATGCTACAGGTTATTTTCTTTGCTTTATTCTTTGGAATCTGTTTGGCTATGTTGCCTAATGATAAAGTAGGAGGTGTGATTAGTTTTGTAAATGGTGCTAATGAAGTGATCCTGAAAATGGTGGATATCATTATGAAAGCGGCTCCGTTTTTTGTTTTCGCACTTTTGGCAGGGGTAATAGCCAAAATGGCGGATACACCAGCACAAGTCCTGCAAATTTTCAAAGGACTCGGAAGTTATTCTATCACCTTATTAGTAGGATTACTATTTATGATATTCGTGTTATATCCGTTGATCGTATCCATGTTTATCAAAAAGTTATCTTACAGGGAATTCTTAAAAAGAATAAGCCCTGCTCAATTTTTGGCTTTTTCAACTTCTAGTAGTGCCGCTACATTACCAGTAACCATGGAATGTGTAGAAGAAAATATGGGAGCATCTAAAAAGATAAGCAGTTTTGTGCTTCCAATAGGTGCAACAGTCAATATGGATGGAACCAGTATGTATCAAGCTATTGCAGTGGTTTTCTTAGCTCAATTGCATATGGTTGATTTAACTTTAGGTCAGCAGTTGACTATTGTTTTAACCGCCACATTAGCTTCTATTGGTTCTGCAGCTGTACCAAGTGCTGGTTTAGTCATGATGATTATCGTTTTAAATTCTGTAGGATTGAATCCTGCTTGGGTAGCCATTATTTTTCCAGTTGATAGAATTTTAGATATGTTTAGGACAGTGGTGAACGTTACAGGCGATGCTACTGTTTCTACATTAATTGCTAAGTCTGAAGGTGAACTTAATGTTCCTGATGACGTTCCTGCAAATAAATAA
- a CDS encoding NifU family protein, with translation MSTQTQQPVTIYMEANPNPNSLKFATNQMLVPEGDSFDFPSIEDTAQAPLAEILFKKEYVDRVFYMSNFITVTKKPEYEWVEIQNDVKDTIKEFLESGKRVIELQAKDLFEETNTSENAELEEQIKNILDEYIKPAVEQDGGAISFHSYEKDTQRVNLLLQGACSGCPSSTITLKAGIENLLKRMLPNDVKEVQAEGV, from the coding sequence ATGAGTACGCAGACACAACAACCTGTTACCATTTACATGGAAGCCAATCCAAATCCGAATTCTTTGAAATTCGCCACTAACCAAATGTTGGTGCCTGAAGGGGATTCATTCGATTTTCCATCTATAGAAGATACAGCTCAAGCCCCATTAGCAGAAATCCTTTTCAAAAAGGAATATGTAGACAGGGTGTTTTATATGAGCAATTTCATTACGGTTACAAAGAAGCCAGAGTACGAATGGGTAGAAATTCAAAATGATGTAAAGGATACCATTAAAGAGTTTTTGGAGTCTGGCAAGCGAGTAATCGAATTGCAAGCAAAAGACTTATTTGAAGAAACCAATACCAGCGAAAATGCTGAACTGGAAGAGCAAATCAAGAATATTTTAGATGAATACATTAAGCCTGCAGTAGAGCAGGATGGTGGGGCGATTTCTTTCCATTCTTATGAAAAGGATACTCAAAGAGTAAATCTTTTATTGCAAGGAGCTTGCAGCGGATGCCCTTCTTCTACTATTACATTAAAGGCAGGGATTGAAAATCTTTTAAAAAGAATGTTGCCTAATGATGTGAAAGAAGTACAGGCAGAAGGCGTCTAA
- a CDS encoding ZIP family metal transporter, giving the protein MNNSFFKLALVFAGAYLFSVTVIHILPEIFSQGESVAHISLYVLAGFFIQVILEYFSEGVEHGHLHNIQGHHHHGQNKWLGLLIALSIHAFLEGTLLAHPDTIHSHDSTNSVFFGILMHKMPAAFALMSVLICHLKTKWKTVLILIIFSLASPAGLGLSHILHDAEIFSDRVFLILFAIVSGNFLHISTTIFFESSPDHSFNFKKLFISLLGALIAVLAEFSF; this is encoded by the coding sequence GTGAATAATTCATTTTTCAAATTAGCATTAGTTTTTGCAGGGGCTTATCTTTTTTCAGTTACAGTAATACACATCCTGCCCGAAATATTTTCTCAAGGTGAAAGTGTTGCTCATATTAGTTTATATGTACTAGCTGGTTTTTTCATTCAGGTCATTTTAGAATACTTTTCTGAAGGCGTGGAACACGGTCATTTACATAATATTCAAGGCCACCATCATCATGGACAAAACAAATGGCTCGGTTTACTCATCGCACTATCTATACATGCTTTCCTAGAAGGGACACTTTTGGCACATCCTGACACCATCCACTCACACGATAGTACTAATTCTGTATTTTTTGGAATTTTAATGCATAAAATGCCTGCTGCATTTGCTTTGATGTCTGTATTGATATGCCATTTAAAAACAAAATGGAAAACTGTATTAATCCTTATTATTTTTAGTTTGGCAAGCCCAGCAGGGTTAGGACTCAGTCATATTTTACATGATGCTGAAATCTTCTCAGATAGAGTTTTTCTTATACTTTTTGCGATTGTATCTGGAAATTTCCTACATATTTCCACTACTATCTTCTTTGAAAGTAGCCCTGACCACAGCTTTAATTTCAAAAAATTATTTATTTCTCTTTTAGGGGCACTGATTGCGGTATTGGCTGAGTTTTCTTTTTAA
- a CDS encoding VOC family protein, with the protein MKNIRPFHVAFPVTDLNATRQFFEEVLNCKIGRTSERWIDFDLYGHQITAHLTDDAIQEPAANPVDGKSVPIKHFGVILEWQQWHDLADRLKEAKTDFVIEPYIRFKGEPGEQATMFFLDPSGNALEFKSFKRDEDIFAS; encoded by the coding sequence ATGAAGAATATCAGACCTTTTCATGTGGCATTTCCTGTGACGGATTTAAATGCAACTCGCCAGTTTTTTGAAGAAGTATTGAATTGTAAAATCGGTCGTACATCTGAAAGATGGATAGATTTTGATTTGTATGGACACCAAATCACCGCCCATTTAACAGATGATGCTATTCAAGAGCCAGCAGCTAATCCTGTGGATGGAAAGTCTGTTCCTATTAAGCATTTCGGAGTGATATTAGAATGGCAACAGTGGCATGATTTGGCAGATAGATTGAAAGAGGCTAAAACAGATTTTGTTATCGAACCCTATATTCGATTCAAAGGAGAACCTGGCGAGCAAGCTACCATGTTCTTTTTGGATCCTAGTGGTAATGCATTGGAGTTCAAATCATTTAAGAGGGACGAAGATATCTTTGCCTCATAA